In Cervus canadensis isolate Bull #8, Minnesota chromosome 6, ASM1932006v1, whole genome shotgun sequence, one DNA window encodes the following:
- the PIGBOS1 gene encoding protein PIGBOS1: protein MFGRLTFPQLLFASLLGIAGGIYIYQPIFEQYSRDQKELKEKMKLVQDSEEKKS, encoded by the coding sequence ATGTTTGGAAGATTGACTTTTCCACAACTGCTTTTTGCTAGCCTCCTTGGAATTGCTGGaggaatatatatttatcaacCAATATTTGAACAGTATTCCAGAGATCAGAAGGagttaaaagaaaagatgaaattggTACAAGactcagaagagaagaaaagttgA